One window from the genome of Comamonas antarctica encodes:
- the alr gene encoding alanine racemase, whose protein sequence is MSRPSSARIDLDALRHNYATARKLHGRKVLAVLKADAYGHGAVRCALALAGMADGFAVAFLSEAMELRAAGVTAPILLLEGAFDGEELKVAARHALAVVVHHESQLRMLESARGLAGTLDVWLKMDSGMGRAGMAPEAMRAGFARLQACPAVAEVVLMSHFARADEPGMSTTAKQLAAFQAACGGLDARASLANSAGILAWPEACRSWGRAGIMLYGADPLPPTYRQAPLQPVMTLQSQVFAERLLPPGAPLGYGGGFVAERPTRVGLVALGYADGYPRSAPADTPVAIEGHAARLIGRVSMDMLTVDLTDLPACGIGSKVELWGRTIDVNQVAAGAGTIAYELLCNVKRVPRVYEGADAVPEASNPGPCFEELHL, encoded by the coding sequence ATGAGCCGGCCCAGCTCGGCGCGCATCGACCTGGATGCGCTGCGCCACAACTACGCCACCGCGCGCAAGCTGCATGGCCGCAAGGTGCTCGCGGTCCTCAAGGCCGACGCCTACGGCCATGGGGCCGTGCGCTGCGCCCTGGCGCTTGCCGGCATGGCGGATGGATTCGCCGTCGCGTTCCTGTCAGAGGCAATGGAGCTGCGCGCCGCGGGCGTCACCGCACCGATCCTGCTGCTCGAAGGAGCATTCGACGGGGAAGAGCTGAAGGTCGCGGCACGGCACGCGCTGGCAGTGGTGGTGCACCACGAATCACAGCTGCGCATGCTGGAGAGCGCACGTGGCCTGGCAGGCACGCTGGATGTCTGGCTCAAGATGGATTCGGGCATGGGGCGCGCCGGCATGGCCCCTGAAGCGATGCGCGCTGGCTTTGCGCGCCTGCAGGCCTGCCCGGCAGTGGCCGAGGTCGTGCTCATGAGCCACTTCGCGCGCGCGGACGAACCGGGCATGTCCACCACTGCCAAGCAACTCGCTGCGTTTCAGGCAGCCTGCGGGGGGCTCGATGCGCGCGCCAGCCTGGCGAATTCTGCTGGCATCCTGGCCTGGCCAGAGGCCTGCCGCAGCTGGGGCCGGGCCGGCATCATGCTGTACGGCGCCGACCCGCTGCCGCCGACGTACCGGCAGGCGCCGCTGCAGCCGGTGATGACGCTGCAAAGCCAGGTCTTCGCCGAGCGACTGCTGCCGCCGGGCGCGCCGCTGGGCTATGGCGGCGGCTTCGTTGCCGAGCGACCCACACGCGTCGGCCTGGTCGCGCTCGGCTATGCCGACGGCTATCCGCGCAGCGCGCCCGCGGACACCCCGGTGGCCATCGAAGGGCACGCCGCACGACTGATCGGGCGCGTGTCGATGGACATGCTCACAGTGGACCTCACGGATCTTCCCGCGTGCGGCATCGGCAGCAAGGTCGAGCTGTGGGGCAGGACCATCGATGTGAACCAGGTGGCGGCCGGCGCCGGAACCATTGCCTACGAGCTGCTGTGCAATGTGAAGCGCGTACCGCGCGTCTACGAAGGCGCCGATGCTGTGCCTGAGGCATCCAATCCCGGCCCATGCTTCGAGGAACTCCACCTGTGA
- a CDS encoding D-amino acid dehydrogenase: MKVIVTGSGIVGTATAYYLAKAGAEVTVIDRQPGPALETSFANAGQVSPGYSTPWAAPGIPLKALKWMVQKHAPLAVRADGSLWQLMWIAQMLRNCTPQRYAVNKERMMRIAEYSRDCLRALRSDTGIQYEQRTGGTLQLFRSQAQIDTAQRDIAVLEECGVAYELLDRQSLPRAEPALAHAQDRLTGGLRLPGDETGDCQLFATELARMARGLGVRFLFGQDIERIEAHAGRVQGIRAGGRLLQADSYVMALGSFSRGMLRPLDLELPVYPVKGYSLTIPLVDASRAPQSTVLDETYKIAITRFDNRIRVGGMAELAGFDMRLDPRRRATLEMVVSDLFPGGDLQRAAFWTGLRPMTPDGTPIIGATRYANLFLNTGHGTLGWTMACGSGRVVADLVTGRRPEIDTAGLGVDRYAASGRRASSAPAPMAA; this comes from the coding sequence ATGAAAGTCATTGTTACAGGCAGCGGCATCGTCGGAACCGCCACTGCGTACTATCTGGCCAAGGCCGGCGCCGAGGTCACCGTCATTGACCGCCAGCCCGGCCCGGCTCTGGAGACCAGCTTCGCCAATGCCGGCCAAGTCTCGCCGGGCTACTCGACGCCCTGGGCTGCGCCGGGCATTCCACTCAAGGCGCTCAAATGGATGGTGCAGAAGCATGCGCCGCTCGCGGTGCGCGCCGACGGCAGCCTGTGGCAGCTGATGTGGATCGCGCAGATGCTGCGCAACTGCACCCCGCAGCGCTACGCGGTGAACAAGGAACGCATGATGCGCATTGCCGAATACAGCCGCGACTGCCTGCGCGCGCTGCGCAGCGACACCGGCATCCAGTACGAGCAGCGCACCGGCGGCACGCTGCAGCTGTTTCGCAGCCAGGCGCAGATCGACACGGCGCAGCGCGACATCGCGGTCCTTGAGGAGTGCGGCGTCGCGTACGAGCTGCTGGACCGGCAATCCCTGCCGCGCGCCGAGCCCGCGCTGGCCCATGCGCAGGACCGGCTCACCGGCGGCCTGCGCCTTCCCGGGGACGAGACCGGCGACTGCCAGCTGTTCGCCACCGAGCTGGCGCGCATGGCGCGCGGCCTGGGGGTAAGGTTCCTGTTCGGCCAGGACATCGAACGCATCGAAGCGCATGCCGGCCGGGTCCAGGGCATCCGCGCCGGCGGCCGGCTGCTCCAGGCGGATTCCTATGTGATGGCACTGGGCAGCTTCTCGCGCGGCATGCTGCGGCCGCTGGACCTCGAGCTTCCGGTCTATCCGGTCAAGGGCTACTCGCTCACCATCCCGCTAGTGGACGCTTCGCGCGCACCCCAGTCGACCGTGCTGGACGAGACCTACAAGATCGCGATCACGCGCTTCGACAACCGCATCCGCGTGGGCGGAATGGCCGAACTGGCGGGCTTCGACATGCGGCTCGATCCCCGGCGGCGGGCGACGCTCGAGATGGTGGTCAGCGATCTGTTCCCGGGCGGCGACCTGCAGCGCGCTGCGTTCTGGACCGGCCTGCGCCCGATGACGCCCGACGGCACGCCGATTATCGGTGCCACCCGCTATGCCAACCTGTTCCTAAACACGGGCCACGGCACGCTCGGCTGGACGATGGCCTGCGGCAGCGGCCGCGTCGTCGCCGACCTGGTCACCGGGCGCCGGCCGGAAATCGATACTGCGGGCCTGGGCGTGGACCGTTACGCCGCTTCGGGACGCCGTGCGTCATCCGCACCCGCCCCCATGGCGGCATGA
- a CDS encoding winged helix-turn-helix transcriptional regulator → MFQTDRIDLAILDVLQRQGRISMTELAEKVGLSASPCTERVKRMEREGLIEGYHARLSPEALGRTLLVFVEIKLSAKSGDVFDQVKRELSQMPEVMEAHLVSGDYDYLVKFRLRGMGEYRHLLGNILKRLPVTAASRSVVVMEEVKESLHLPLDR, encoded by the coding sequence ATGTTCCAGACCGACCGGATCGACCTTGCCATCCTTGATGTCCTGCAGCGCCAGGGACGCATTTCCATGACGGAGCTGGCCGAGAAGGTGGGACTGTCGGCATCGCCCTGCACCGAGCGGGTCAAGAGGATGGAGCGCGAGGGCCTCATCGAGGGCTACCATGCGCGCCTGTCGCCCGAGGCGCTGGGCAGGACCCTGCTGGTGTTCGTGGAGATCAAGCTGTCCGCGAAGTCCGGGGATGTGTTCGACCAGGTGAAGAGGGAGCTATCGCAGATGCCCGAGGTCATGGAGGCCCATCTGGTCTCCGGCGACTATGACTACCTGGTCAAGTTTAGGCTGCGCGGCATGGGCGAGTACCGGCACCTGCTGGGAAACATCCTCAAGCGCTTGCCCGTCACGGCCGCGTCGCGCAGCGTGGTGGTGATGGAGGAGGTGAAGGAGTCGCTGCACCTGCCGTTGGACCGCTGA
- a CDS encoding LysR family transcriptional regulator, which produces MSVHYALHLLEEGARCALFRHQGRNLVSTEAAHVLGEVAREVLRSMDSDLRATRAAGGSGTGWFKIGARYSLTIQLVPQLIVSLRHSTPDLETELTLGSNAELLGKLREGHIDASSQQLNEKGCVIARDKQPVLSVAIPGQRWLSIHGCDLSRWECPAC; this is translated from the coding sequence GTGAGTGTCCACTACGCGCTGCACTTGCTCGAGGAAGGCGCGCGCTGCGCGCTTTTCCGCCACCAGGGCCGCAACCTCGTGTCCACGGAGGCCGCCCATGTGCTGGGGGAGGTCGCCCGGGAGGTGCTGCGCAGCATGGACAGCGACTTGCGCGCCACCCGGGCGGCAGGGGGCAGCGGCACGGGCTGGTTCAAGATCGGGGCCCGCTACTCGCTGACCATCCAGTTGGTGCCGCAGCTCATCGTCTCCCTACGGCACAGCACGCCAGACCTCGAGACCGAGCTCACCCTCGGCTCGAACGCGGAGCTGCTGGGTAAATTGCGCGAAGGGCACATCGATGCGAGTTCTCAGCAGTTAAACGAAAAGGGTTGCGTTATAGCGCGTGATAAGCAGCCGGTGTTATCGGTAGCTATTCCTGGCCAGCGTTGGCTCTCGATCCATGGGTGCGATTTGAGCCGATGGGAGTGTCCAGCCTGCTGA